One Dysidea avara chromosome 7, odDysAvar1.4, whole genome shotgun sequence genomic region harbors:
- the LOC136262578 gene encoding GRIP and coiled-coil domain-containing protein 1-like isoform X3: MELQSLLKDDDDDDDDGLHHKVNTLMQSLATLSEEKARIEASFQADRKMMLANQETLYKQPQTEREKAEKEHNELRKQLENVQSTLQQQQQQRERREEEVHHKEMWMELQSLLALERVSKEDLELKIRSHMRTICRNTELECADVCYLLKVFQTANGSNVQGDDYSLTTVRLYEIILIE; this comes from the exons GATGATGACGACGACGATGATGATGGATTACATCATAAGGTGAATACCCTGATGCAGTCACTGGCTACTCTGTCTGAAGAGAAGGCTAGAATTGAAGCTAGTTTCCAGGCTGATAGGAAAATGATGtta GCCAATCAAGAAACACTTTATAAGCAGCCTCAAACTGAAAGAGAAAAGGCAGAAAAGGAACACAACGAGTTAAGAAAACAGCTAGAGAAT GTCCAGTCCacactacaacaacaacaacaacagagaGAACGTAGAGAGGAGGAGGTACATCACAAGGAGATGTGGATGGAACTGCAGAGTCTGTTGGCACTGGAACGAGTTTCTAAAGAGGACCTGGAATTAAAG atccggtcacatatgagaACCATTTGTAGGAATACTGAACTAGAATGTGCTGATGTTTgctacttgttgaaagtgtttcaaacTGCTAATGGTAGTAATGTACAAGGTGATGATTACTCTCTTACAACAGTCAGACTATATGagattattctaatagaatag